Part of the Vespa velutina chromosome 7, iVesVel2.1, whole genome shotgun sequence genome, ataaatgtcgaAAAAAAATCCTATCTTCTATAAGCAGGAAGTCTCCAAcaaactataaaaaaatatctgtaaGAAAAAGTTTGTTATTAGATAAACCCAATAGATTAGATGTTATACAATTATTCACATAGTTTGATACAAaccttttaaaatgaaaaaataggCTGTTTTGCTGGAACTCTGGATCATCCCAAGGTCTATTTAAGGATGTTAATCAATTGAAATCATCGCCTCTAATCGCGTACAAGAAAAATCGTAAGATCAAAGAAGACACAGGAAATTACAAACGCCATATGTAGATCCCATTAACCCATTCTTCGATAATAGATGTTTTCATCAACTGCGACAACGAAAACGAATCCACTTCTAGAAGATCCTTTAGAGACATCTTCCAAAAATATTCCTACAAGTTTCTCTTTCCGTGTATCATTTCAATGACCAATTGCTAAAAGTTTGACTATGAAGGTATAACCCAAGAGATGATGATGCCAAATGAAAATCTCTTCTAAAATTAGTAGATTGCCAATGCCATAGTAATTCGACGACCAATCCCATCCTCTAGTCGATCGGGCATTGGGACACCATCGATGTTTTCAAGGATCCTTTTACTAGATTTATTTCAAGTTTTAACGATTACTGATGTCCTGAGAAAATTGTGATCGACTATCTTCCAATAATCTTCATTCACAGccttatttacaattttttacaaaCTTATGTGGCCTCTAAAAATAGCTGATTAACAAATGTGGAGAATACGAAGTATAACTCACGTATAGCGAAGCTCCCAATCAGGTGAATCCAAATTATGACCAGGAATATCGAGAATTTCTTGTGTTTCTAACTAATCTTCATAAATAAcaatcaatatataatttaaataatcttcATAATCTTCGTAATAATCTTCATTATCTTCATAAATCAACATAATCTCTTCATAATcttcataaattaaaataatcttcgGAAATACGATATGTCAgctgtttttataaaataaatacatcttctttcatatttaatattttcattaatataaacttCACAATTATTGCTACTTTCGATAGTGTACCCatgttgtttttcttcctgTATTGAATTGTTCGACTTCTCATACCTTCCTATATTGATGAAGTGCTAGATTTTTAATCAAGTGAATGTTATATCTAAATTGGTTGCAAGTTAATATTTGTTGCTTTTACacaaattatgaaatatattctagAAGAAAATTACCAATTCTACCTTTTacaatatgttaaataaaatgatttttgttgaaaaaatacCTCAATTAATACTGCTTTTAAAAAAtcaggaggagaagagaagcgTTATCTTAGCATCAtagaaacaatgaaatattagaaattagacATTTCCTTTACTATTTAGTATAGTGCATTTGCCATCTCATGCATATTCTTGATCCTAGAAGGACAACTCACAATGctaaacaatttttctatatcacaCATAAGTGATGCTATCTGAAATGCCATTGAATCTTCAATTTATTAGTACCCTCCCTCCCATCCCTCCCCTTCCAAAAATTcctaaacaatttattaaacttttcaaTACACTGATATAGCAgtacaataatttttgaagcaaaataatcaattattatacaatgtgtagtttaaaatcaatgaatagTTTCAAAGCGCAATACACAGCACTTAAATAGCATATTAATCAATACAGCCATTAAAATTTAGTCTTATCGTcctttttaattgaaaaaatataactcACGAAATTCACTCACCAAAGTTTGCTAGCATCAAAAGCCATTTCTACAATATTTCTACCTCTTCCAGCCATAGAATTTAATACCAAGCATCATTCATTAAATTGTGTTGGTAGATTTAAATTGTCATACTATATTTAAAACTCAACGTATATAGCTACCAAACTTAATATTCCACCCAATTTTAGCAATATTGATGCGCATTATCTTGAGCTTGATGTATACTTGGTTATCACATTACACAAAACTTGGTTTTATCACACATATTTGATATCAAAGAACTTTCTCACATAATagcataataaaatattaacgaacgaATGCACTAATTTCACACAACCTACACAATATTCCTCTTCCTATGTTTAAGTATTATGAGCCTCctgttttaaattatatctttatgaATTGCCTGGCTACATAGCATAagcaaattaaaatttctatttcatgATAGCAAATctgtaatatcatattttgtaCTCATATTCTATACGTTAAACGAAAgcaatcaataaattattgcagcaaaaataaaattcacatCACTTTTATATACTTCTTCCACATTGCTTTTATCTaaagaaataatgttatttttaatctcaAACACTTTcctgtaagaaaaatattaatatatcccGCAATAGCTACTGTTTACCTGAGAAACATTTCTATCGGAAAACGACCTCTTATACTTCGttataatgaaattctttttttagagTAATTTTACTCCAATATTAATGAGtcttgtaaattatattactatagcttgttaaataataaaattgttgcaATTGTACAGTAAAGCTATCTACTACTTTGCTATGAAATTGCTTTATCCTTCTTTAGATGGTCAtgtaaaattcaaataatgaatgtttttttctaCATGATACATACGGATGGATGTTCTGTGCAGTATTATCTTCTGACGGAACAGTAGTTGTTGGACATATATGCGTTCAATGGATATGTTAACATCTGCATCCCATGAAGAAATTTTCCACCCATTAGCAGTTTCAAAAGATGCATTTCTCAAATAGCTATATTCTAATCTTCCACTGGCTAGGTACAATGCGTTCTGAAGTAGACTACCATGCTGCACATGCTTTGGCTGATATCACAAGAATACCTGATGGGAAATGTGCATAGTTCTGCTAGCATCTCTGTggaaagaaaatgcaaaatcTTTTTGCCCTCCCTTTCCTCCCCTAATACTCACATAAACCATCCACAAATCtaaactatataaaaaaaaagctaatCCAAGAATtgcataaaatttgtttaggTATATAAGTTTAAATACCTCATTACATACAcactattaaaaattatggTACTTGAATgtctaattattaaaacatgaATTCTTACAATATCCATCTCcttaatatttcgtttaaatttatattcaaatgatgaataaatattgtagATTGTTATCATATGATATCAGCGTGCAGTGCAGGAACCTGTTATTTAAACTTTGGTGAGCAACAAGAAATACTCTTATCAAAGAATTgctatgtaataaatataggtttttctacttttcttttaatatgaaTTCATTAAGTAATATTCGATATTCTCTTGCTCAATAAGATATcttgttattatattgtagAGATTTATCCGAATGAGTCTTCTCCATTTAGTCATTGCATGAAACACACAGCAACATTCCTGTAGCTCAGAACAACATTTTGTTTTGCCCACCCTTACCATATGAACTCTTTTCAAACAGTCAAATACGTaagtttaaattataataataaattgttcaaCATTGCACATTCGACTATGTACAAACATATGCATTATGTAAAGTTTGCTTACAAATACATGATCAGCAACTGTAATATGCCAGGATCCAGTCGAAATCCAAAGCCATGTGCTTGTGATTTTTGGGGCTGATTAGTAGTAACTGGAATAAGAATGTAAATAATCTGGGATCTCCAACATACCTTTTCCCATTTAAGCCAGACATTGAGATTATACGAGCGTTATATACAATTCCAGCAATCTTCCAGagcattaaaatttttgtatgaaaactgtgaaaaacaaaacagcCCCAAGAGAAGCCTCACAAcagaatatacattttaaaatatatattcatattaataagCAAATTTCTTTCAAGCCAACCAGCCTTTTTCCAATATTCTTCATATTGTTTtgtgttcaaaaatccaatgTATTTGCACTTGTTAACTGtgacaattttcaatattagaataattttcctCAGGGCTTAAAACAAAATTGCATTGACCAAACAAAgtataaaagattttctatcATGTTCCAGCAACTTTTTCCATCCAAAGCAGTTCTCATCATTGCTAAATCCTATCTCCATCATTAGAGCGAAGAATACAAAATCCACATAGCGAAATAGAACTTTGCAGTGAAAAAATCTCAACATACACCTGCCCCCTGTCCTATTTATACATGTCAGTTCGTAATATCATCTAATTGTGAGGGATACCTCCTTCCTTCAATCAACTCTTGTTCTGTATATCTCAGTGAGATTGATTCTATTGATCATGCTTCCATTTAATCTAGAAAACACATAACGCACAAATTCCATCCCtagtttcataaaaatattgatatacaGGGTACCTTTATGCCACCTAGGGATAAGTTTCTTTCAGGATCACATCGTATctgtgaaaataattattgcgCACACAGACCAAAAgaacatagaaaaatataaaaacttatGCACCATTTGCTTTGTTAGTAGTACCCATAGCTATTCTTTGTTCATGAATCTGCATGAACCTGCATGACTGCTTTAACTACTCATATTTACCAACGATCATTTCTCTCATATTTCTTTGCTTTAATTACTGACATGCATTACGAATCATCATACCTCAAAACTTATGCTAACAGAATATATTGATGAGGTTGATTGGATACTGGCATAGTCAATTTTGCATCATGTCAACGATCAGAGTAAACTGGTATTAGCAGCGCAAACACTGGAGGGGACTTTGAGAATCTTCCACGTTCAGTAGAAATGTTCCGAATCTGAAGAAACACGTTACAAGGGTGGTTGGCAATACGAAAGAGCTCACCAGACAGTAGTACGAGTTCTCTGCCTCGCAGTGAGCCTTGTGCATCGCGCGCTGAAGGTTTTGAGAAGACTCGCGACTTGGTTGTGTGCCGAAGGTGCGAAGATATGATGCGTACGTGCGTTATGCCACCACACATTTTGACCAAAGTGCGCCTTACACGGCCTTCTAAAAACAAAGACTAACCCCTTTCCCTCTCGATACAAATCTTATCGTCTCACCGCACCTCATTCATGGACAGGCCAACAACGTCACAGCCGATAACCAATTGCTTCGACATTCGTCTATCGTTCTCTCGCTCAAAGATTTCTAGGATGAATGGCAGACTGAAAAGGATTTATGGTATTAATATGATGTACGATACTGGCAGATtatgaaaaaatcatttttatttcaaacatatttattttcatgataCTCCCGTAACTCATCTTTGTCATCTATaagataatgtataatatacaaaattcaatgtgaattaacattttcatcgatatatcatatatcaaaaatccacgccattaatttataatttgagatccttttatcttataaaacatccttataataaaatattaaatgccATAATCTAATATCACATTTCAGAatgttacaaaaattatatagtcATCAATTATTGCTCAAAAGTCATTCCAGTGATGTTATAAATCTATCCTGAAATTATTAGAGCACATTCTCTGTAATCTAATTAACTATGgactttcataaaatattttttctctttggaaAATTCCAATTtccaaagataataaaatattttgactCGATACAGTTTACAAACCAAACTGGTGACAGGTACTAGGACCAGACAGCATGGTATCTTGACTTCTTAGATGTATGCCCAGTGTCCATGGACAGCTTCTCCATGACCATCACCCGTTCCATAGCCACCTCAAACGGTGAGACTGCAAGTAAAAAATTTCCAGATATACACCAGGGTAATGATGTAACTTCTAGATGCCATAGTACACGAGTAGATACTGCAAAGTCTTCCAGTTCCATCCAAATGATGAAATTTGGTACAATTTTAATCGTCCCATTCATCGTTGTAATGGAGCTTTAATTTCAGAGAGTTTCAACATAAAATCATTTAAGCTGCTCAATTCCTGACACACTGGTTCATCccataaattacttttttgatATATCTCGGAGTATTCCAGGCTTTCGCAATTATGATTATCAGATCGTGAATTTGGCAAGAATTTGGACTTAAGTTTCCGCCATTGTGAAATCCTTAAAAGCTGTTTTCTTCGTAGTTCATATTCAGCTTTATAAAGAGTGTATGATAAAACAGCTTCTATGCGTAAATTACGTTTTCGATTTCGGCGGCACATTAATTTCTTCCAACGTACTTCCTTTATCCAATTGGATAATTGCTCAGTCTTACTTGGTTGATCTACGTCGATTTCCCAAGGTCTTAACATTTTGTTCCGAACCAATGATGCAGATTATTGCGACAAGATAAAATCCAGATGTTGGGACTCTCTGTTTACTCTGCTTATGAAGTTGTGACGAGGTCCATGAAACAGGAAACAATTCTCTGTCGAACTTCTTCagcttcttctttcgaattttttcttgaaCATCGTATCGAAGCTCGTATCTTGAGGCACTAACTTACAAATACCAATGTTGCCTACGtcgcgaaaataaaattcttttcgcgTACCACCTAACaaacttaataattaatgaaaacacCAACCTGTATCTGGCTCGTGTTTCTTGACGATCCTAGCAGAAATGCGGATtgcaaaaacaaataatagaaGTAACACTGATTTGCAACAAAACTAGAGAAAAACTATGTAAGAGCCAAACACGATCTTCTCCGCTTGAAGTTGACTAAGGAACTGGTCCGCCCGGACGATTGGGTGGGGTCTTATATACCTCTCTATACCCCACTATGTAGTGTCCTTACGCGCAATCGATAGAAAGTAGTTCCCTAAATAtcctttcaaatttattattacggcACAATTTATTCgtcaaaaatcatttttttaatttctatgatgtttataaataataatagtaattatttttggTCATTATGTTAcgtttttgtaaataattaataaacgaaagaaaacgttCGTTGGCGTAGGGATTGCAATGCGGTCATTGGCTCGTACCTCCCCTTCCACTTTTCTACCGTTGTCAGACGATAGCTACGTCTGATGCAGCCATCTTACTGCGGATAAATCCCAGAGTTGCCAAATTTCcactttttttatagaatcaatatctttaatatttatttgttctttgtaatatcttttttagtttagaattatttttatgtatatatactcatttatttatatctttctcttaaaaCATCTATTCTTCTATGtttcatactctctctctctctctccctctctctccctttctctctctctctctgtgagAGAGTATACACATGTCTTTATAATCCTAAAATAGAAAGTTTATATAGAAATGGTAcactttataatataattcaagctttgatcaaagaaaaaaaataattacaatttcataaaaatacgatttttaaacaagagaaaaactaCGTATTAAATTGAGTGGtatactttatattaaaatatttttaaaatataaaaaagaatattatacaatatttcaataataaacttttagaaatatatttaagtaaaataatataataaaatgcttCAATATTTGTGGGTCACATAACCGAGAAATCTGGCAACAGAGCTTACGGAGAATTTTCTTACTATATACCAAACCATAGAACGACACCCATTGTATTgaaactttcttttcctttaatacaatagaaatattttgttccTTAACGAAAATTAAACTAAAATAAACGTAATGTATTCTTgtaccatatatatacatatatatatataaacatatatatatatatatatatatatatatatatatatcaatcttttaataattttaatataatcgaaaatatcgaGACATACAAAAGCATTATGACGTCACAAGTGACGCATTTTCGtggtaaaaaaaacaaatccgAGATTTATAAAGTATTGACATAGCAtgattcataatatttatttataataagaataaaattattaaaattttttttttgaaaaaaaaatgcaaaagaattcgtataattttattgcaaaCTAAATAGAAACATTGCTCTGTAAtctataaataacaataatgccGTATTTGTATACATGAATATGTGCgtatattatcgaaatatcaCGTTTATTTCAGGAAAGAATATTCGTGAATATTCGTTATGTAGGAACGGtaaatctcatatatatacgtgtgtgtatgtataataaagtaaatactCGAAACTGGTAGTATAACCAGGAAAAAggtgattatatatatataacaaattagtcgaaaatgtagaaagaatcttagatgattattattattattatattaaagaatctTAAATACGAGATTTTATTTGTGagaaaattgaatttgaaaCTCCACTAAATGCGTATGCAATTACGATTAACAATAAGGTATGATTCATCAAGCGACGTATCATGTCATCATCGTGATAGATCAACGAAAATTGtactaatataaataacataacgGAAGAAATCGCAGAGCATAGTTTACAATCACTATAGACATTGTACGTCTTTCAATCGACCATatcttacaattattatatacgtgtgtctgtgtatatatttaaaacaataatcttttaaagctttaaaaatatataagaaacttttatgataaagaattattttcatttatgttattattatgatattttttcgaaagttACGATACGATCAATAATGATTGCACCATTCTCGTTACAGTTATAGAAAGCATGCGCATTATTTGTAAAAGTAGAGGCTATGAATTTATCGATTACGAacatgacatatatatatatatatatatgttttgtgAAATAGGTAtatagaagataaataaatcagaCAGCGTAAACAATATGTAACgttgtcatttattttcacgGTAAATTCagtaaaaacaaatttgtttataaagaaattgtattcaataattatatataatcttttagtacaattgaaaataatgttaatttaaatttgtaacACAAATCAAtactttattgaaaataaaatattttaattattaacattttattttaaatataattaaaaaataaatgaagataacaaaaatatttataaaggaaTCACGATAGTTACAATTGTGTACATTAcgtttaataatagaatacaTTCCACTtgaattctattattaatattgatatattgaattaaatattgaataccACAATGAATTCATAATATTgttcataaaatattctaacatttaaaaaattaatatactgtctataacagataaataaaaaaatagagaaataaataattaacaaaataattttttatttaactaaaatgaaatataacaaTCATTCTTCAAAAATCAGTACTTTCggtacattatttttaaaaatcggtacaaataatcaaaaatttttaaatcgataaggatatttaaaaatcagcGCTGTACTAACAAATTCATTGAATggtcattataataatacactaTTGTAATAGTAAAAATCCAGATAACATTTGTTATTTGGACTTTGAACTTGTACtttggaaaaattatatttctcgtaggttaataacagtaaaaataATCCTTATAAAGTTagaatattgtataaaataacatttcttatttggaaaattattaaaactatttCTTATAGTTTAGTTAACCTTACTTTCTCTATATAAATGCATAACGGTAAAAGTGACCTTTACAAAGGTACAATACATATCCTTTCTATAAAGCTATAATGACCTCACGCAGATATCTGACCCACCTTGCTATATTCATTATtcaaggtatatatatatacacacacgttaaaggtttaaatattagaacaatatatcgatttatactATAATGcttctatttttctactttccttttttacataGAAATAGGAAATTTccaaatttctttaaaatattactttttctctttcgtaaacagttatttaaaatgtttattttttgttaattttattaataaaattttcatattatttacttgtagaatttatttttgtttataaaaactgaaatgtaatataatgtgatatataaagtaatataatatataaaaataatatcttttatattttttttacagagatattaatacattatatatttgtgcTGTTTACAaggaatatatacaatatctttatattaacttcttttaattcaatacataaattatattttttggcACTATTATATGGCATACAAATATAGAAATgtagtattataaatacatatatttattatataaattgatatttctcttatatttaacatttcatCAGTAACAAACtatactatttttttaataacaattcaaatataattttttggaaccaagaaaatatacgtatttaattaatatagaaatatataaacttaaaaatattaatttcttgatattttaaattagtGAAAAGGTATAAAAAATCTGTGtcattttcgaatatattgtttaatattcagttttattaaaaaacataGAAATCATTTGCCCAGTATGACTCAATACTtttgtttatatcaaaatgaaataaacctaagtagacataataaaatgataacttAATAAGAGCCCATTGCTCAAGAAGAGTTAACTCCCATCGCTTCCATTCACTtgtagataaatttaatttttccccATAAACTGAATGAATGCAATATTTCGACATTTCCATGAATGAAGACATTCGATTTTGTGTCTGTAATGAATGTTCAATTCCACGCATTAAATCATTTGTTTTAAGAATTAACAACATTTGCCTATTGACCCTTTGCAATACATCACTAATTTGTGGTAACAGATTAGGTATTTCTTGttgaaaaagttctttttcatttatatcatatttttttttctgtactcCTGACATTATAGTATCCCATGTTCTACCTGATACCATACATGATAATAAACCATAAAGATCACCTACACCTAGATTCGTACAGTGAAGTTTCATAGCAGCTCTATCTCCATTCAGTATTGCTAACCATAGTTTAGAATATTCCCATCGAAACTTATCGGAAAGAGTTGCATATAATCCGTGAtctaatagaattatttcagcttccgaattattatttctaacaaGAATATTTCCAGGATGAGGATCAGAATGTACAAATCCATTAACAAATATCATATGACTATATAAACGGCCCAATTTACTGCTAACTTCGTatggatttaattttttgcttCGTAAATATTGAAGATCATTAATTTGACCACCTTCTAAGAATTCCATAGTTAAAACACGTTGAGATGATAAATCCCAATATATCTTTGGTATTATTAACCAATGgtaatgagaaagaagactCTGTATCTTCTCtgcattttttccttcttgagT contains:
- the LOC124950417 gene encoding aarF domain-containing kinase 1, translated to MITFLKTALKKFLKTATISAIAVGTLASLRANEYDIGSIGIVRLGRAAVTVFIIGNYYKKELYDTSLERTSPEYLQLKSKTHKYGAERLLELCCANKGVYIKVGQHIGALDYLLPAEYVSTMRVLHSSAPPSSFNDVLRVIKEDFKKDPYDIFEIIDPIPLGTASLAQVHKAVLKNGNVVAVKVQHRTVKTNAFVDIKTMSTLVKITSYIFPDFKFDWLVDETKKNIPLELDFTQEGKNAEKIQSLLSHYHWLIIPKIYWDLSSQRVLTMEFLEGGQINDLQYLRSKKLNPYEVSSKLGRLYSHMIFVNGFVHSDPHPGNILVRNNNSEAEIILLDHGLYATLSDKFRWEYSKLWLAILNGDRAAMKLHCTNLGVGDLYGLLSCMVSGRTWDTIMSGVQKKKYDINEKELFQQEIPNLLPQISDVLQRVNRQMLLILKTNDLMRGIEHSLQTQNRMSSFMEMSKYCIHSVYGEKLNLSTSEWKRWELTLLEQWALIKLSFYYVYLGLFHFDINKSIESYWANDFYVF
- the LOC124950399 gene encoding uncharacterized protein LOC124950399; translated protein: MLRPWEIDVDQPSKTEQLSNWIKEVRWKKLMCRRNRKRNLRIEAVLSYTLYKAEYELRRKQLLRISQWRKLKSKFLPNSRSDNHNCESLEYSEIYQKSNLWDEPVCQELSSLNDFMLKLSEIKAPLQR